From a single Stigmatopora argus isolate UIUO_Sarg chromosome 4, RoL_Sarg_1.0, whole genome shotgun sequence genomic region:
- the hivep3b gene encoding transcription factor HIVEP3 isoform X6, with protein MEAEPSHSVDGDRSETQEQQDVTTGSSFGSCPQPQQTSNPRPVHRALCRLQNRQPKRDDLLRLQQQAVAWQHTETPGPSGGSFFSAGATSTSSHRSSTSTQGEHGHKVSSQSNQETKEGVSSPRKGEKKPPKPGKYVCTYCGRPCAKPSVLQKHIRSHTGERPYPCAPCGFSFKTKSNLYKHRKSHAHRIKAGLASSRDEPSLSGPDYSGVGEDAEEHTEGESTESEDETGQHKKSSQEILARQKNVGKELGGGSNESQRPDDTQAVKQRLAMRLSERKRGPMALPDDPPSSLSTSSSSLGPGSKGSTESGYYSGSGSTDLSHVIPPSASAKSYAEIILGKYGRLGGQQRSPHSQSPLSPLSGTEDKSIPFAVPKTQVIEHITKLITINEAVVDTSEIDSVKPRRSSLSRKSSLESPKLTTSKDPYIFDPKGETPGPSGLSDLQNPETNTPVNPVSSTVPLLRSRSMPSTTSQLESSASGIRSNRGYRLCQSFDEQQAMATEINIGHAHRMLRRQPAIEVPLGAELMPEEIPLNPSSAISGTDTARYPEQQAPHGTLKTFECKVCRTSFQHVDSYTAHKGVCKAQQTLEQESSGPSKTGREERPPMMMHYKFRALAMAVRKRRKEESIEEDLSTPGSGTMSGRSTGIIAAGGPPVQSQALSGGTVQMETGQQQHRDRKGVSVIQHTSSFETQETLSMESERTNVKEVHQAQPPVPKPSPSTSRLIRQSNIQVPEILVTVEPDTDMPSLSPPVTSSSSKEADRVEEFQWPQRSQTLAQLPAEKLPPKKKRLRLAQAAQSSGESSFESVSLPRSPSQESSMSHTSSLSASFEDATKSEPVVWGGSSQSTQMLTVPSTCQQQNQSHKEMRRSASEQAPQKTEQVSDTRSKSFDLGSLSSQQSASAWKERRKCLLVKHATLGEPEQEEGGSMSQLTIAESPKPGPSHLSQSLFYSSTRLNLEDTENVTQLLQQQIHPPTMIPSQESIQQTLPPAPLSQLLPVTTASQFMTRPFSHTQTVLPLQVDPIQMRMAEQMGIPFHQLSAFVPVQFPYSGSQSLYLPTTPLHSLHILTSPSTEGSASCPYPGPFISTCVAQFTPSVSLVVPVRLHTHIPTNTRAMYTTLSQILTSACPQDPILKNTMTIMEKMEQRNLQRSYLKVPSPDIKIPHPEDLLFPSVEECGPLGAGGSKRMLSPAASLELSTEAQRHQKRVKEEADGEQHKSEVEVEDLDPNVHKEGDCKTDGEQQEKVDKIKDLLEVTHVKQEGDRNQRHRELNKEKKEGEESIVRNQKEMETPEKGTERSNTRSYPSLHTSTSVNWCYLNYVKPNPTAQGDPRNSVYSTWSVSGHNPNLPGLSTKVALSLLCSKQKCSSETYTISTAQMLAKIENTPASSRTPRISEVHPIRACSTDVKDHQHKKEENNEKNEEEGPSTSKQCEASHVRIFEGNLTKHMKSKAHGKKCQAMGVSEPSADEPESEETGSDEHACCSEEQEEHRFSNVEDSDDDDDDDDNDDDDEEESHDDPPSSCSSDTLVTPAGRSKCSGRSQQCTPEPEPAGLSPALEVSQRGAWHSRRATSPGSRRALFSRRSWKASPRAFSPSSESCSPSHSLSPRLQLSPPVHGLSPRTEFPSLPSRQVSPSPERGASPIRPASPRHPMLPGCYGLPHASTPLTWVGVQQRTLGCLPWEHHGTKGSQIKLDKSGTARDGRSLSETEFPPVLRLSTCESYPAHRAVDNIFSHLPMHSQQASVPYLMIPIGGIQMVRARPRSNSSTPLPLMSPPTEGPSPAGFDSFWGGTPGPHGSRTLGSEWLTDSQAAGSSQSGLRSVGAQVMCSKLELETTDSKQYGSSRSSAHTCRRATGLSERRVEDVRSENTFGLAPSASLDLIGQPPEQKGTAMADAAREDQIT; from the exons ATGGAGGCTGAGCCCAGCCATTCGGTTGATGGGGACCGCTCTGAAACACAAGAGCAGCAGGATGTGACAACCGGATCCTCTTTTGGGTCTTGTCCACAGCCCCAGCAGACTTCCAATCCTCGTCCAGTACACAGAGCTTTGTGTCGACTGCAAAACCGCCAACCCAAACGTGATGATCTTCTTCGGTTACAACAGCAAGCAGTAGCATGGCAGCATACAGAAACCCCAGGTCCTTCAGGAGGCAGCTTTTTCTCTGCGGGTGCCACATCAACCTCATCTCATCGCTCATCAACCTCCACCCAAGGTGAACATGGCCACAAAGTCTCATCTCAATCCAACCAAGAGACAAAAGAAGGGGTTAGCTCTCCCAGGAAAGGAGAGAAGAAACCCCCCAAACCAGGGAAGTATGTGTGCACTTACTGCGGTCGTCCATGTGCCAAGCCAAGTGTTCTTCAGAAACACATTCGCTCTCATACAGGAGAAAGACCTTATCCTTGTGCCCCGTGCGGATTTTCTTTCAAGACCAAGAGTAACCTGTACAAGCATCGAAAGTCCCATGCTCATCGTATTAAGGCAGGCCTTGCATCTAGTCGTGATGAACCAAGTTTGAGTGGGCCAGACTACAGTGGCGTTGGAGAAGATGCCGAGGAGCATACCGAGGGAGAAAGCACTGAGTCTGAAGATGAGACAGGTCAGCACAAAAAATCCTCTCAGGAGATTTTGGCTCGGCAGAAGAATGTTGGTAAGGAGCTGGGAGGAGGATCAAATGAGAGCCAGAGACCTGATGATACACAAGCTGTCAAGCAAAGGCTTGCGATGAGGCTTAGTGAAAGAAAACGTGGCCCAATGGCTTTACCTGATGATCCTCCTTCTTCCCTTTCAACCTCATCTTCTTCTCTTGGCCCTGGAAGTAAAGGCAGCACAGAATCTGGTTACTATTCCGGATCAGGCAGCACTGACTTATCCCATGTTATTCCTCCCAGTGCAAGTGCCAAATCATACGCAGAAATCATTCTTGGGAAATATGGAAGGTTGGGTGGGCAGCAGCGCAGTCCTCATTCCCAGTCTCCCCTTTCCCCACTGTCTGGAACAGAGGACAAGAGCATTCCTTTTGCTGTACCGAAAACCCAAGTAATAGAACATATTACTAAACTTATAACAATCAATGAAGCAGTGGTAGACACCAGTGAGATTGACAGTGTAAAGCCCAGGCGTTCTTCTCTGTCAAGAAAAAGTAGCCTTGAGTCACCCAAATTGACAACCTCCAAAGACCCGTATATATTTGATCCCAAAGGAGAGACCCCTGGTCCAAGCGGCTTAAGCGACCTTCAGAATCCAGAGACAAACACACCTGTAAATCCAGTATCGTCAACCGTTCCGCTTCTCAGAAGCCGCTCAATGCCATCAACGACCAGCCAATTAGAGTCCTCTGCATCTGGCATCAGGTCTAACAGAGGCTACCGTCTCTGTCAGTCATTTGATGAGCAGCAGGCCATGGCAACAGAGATTAACATTGGTCATGCCCACCGTATGCTTAGGCGACAACCAGCCATAGAGGTTCCCTTGGGTGCCGAACTTATGCCGGAAGAGATACCCCTCAACCCTTCCTCTGCAATCAGTGGGACTGACACAGCCAGATATCCAGAGCAACAAGCACCACACGGTACTTTGAAGACATTTGAATGCAAAGTATGTAGAACAAGCTTTCAGCATGTTGACAGCTACACAGCCCACAAAGGTGTGTGCAAAGCGCAGCAAACACTGGAACAGGAAAGTAGCGGTCCAAGTAAGACCGGCAGAGAGGAACGCCCTCCAATGATGATGCACTATAAGTTCAGAGCACTGGCTATGGCTGTAAGAAAGAGGAGGAAGGAGGAGAGTATAGAAGAAGATCTTTCAACTCCTGGGTCCGGAACCATGTCCGGGAGGTCTACGGGCATCATTGCAGCCGGAGGTCCACCAGTACAAAGCCAGGCACTCTCAG GTGGTACTGTACAGATGGAGACGGGACAACAGCAACACCGAGATAGAAAGGGTGTGTCTGTAATCCAGCATACAAGCTCCTTTGAAACGCAGGAGACTCTTTCCATGGAAAGTGAGAGAACTAATGTCAAAGAGGTTCACCAAGCACAACCGCCTGTTCCAAAACCATCACCTTCTACATCTCGCCTCATCCGCCAGTCCAACATCCAAGTGCCGGAGATTCTTGTTACTGTGGAGCCTGATACTGACATGCCATCCCTGTCTCCGCCAGTGACTTCATCTTCATCTAAG GAAGCAGACAGGGTGGAGGAGTTTCAGTGGCCCCAACGTAGCCAGACTCTAGCCCAGCTCCCTGCAGAGAAACTGCCCCCAAAGAAGAAAAGACTTCGCTTAGCACAGGCAGCGCAATCTTCTGGGGAGTCTAGCTTTGAATCTGTGTCACTACCCCGCAGCCCCAGTCAGGAGAGCAGCATGTCCCACACTTCAAGTCTTTCTGCTTCTTTCGAGGACGCAACAAAGTCAGAGCCCGTAGTCTGGGGCGGCAGTAGTCAAAGCACCCAAATGTTGACTGTGCCATCAACTTGCCAACAACAGAACCAAAGCCACAAGGAGATGAGGCGTTCTGCTTCCGAGCAGGCCCCTCAGAAAACAGAACAGGTGTCAGACACCAGAAGTAAATCTTTTGATTTGGGTTCTTTGTCCTCTCAGCAATCAGCATCCGCCTGGAAAGAACGACGGAAGTGTCTCCTTGTAAAGCACGCGACATTAGGGGAACCTGAGCAAGAGGAGGGGGGTAGCATGAGTCAATTAACCATAGCAGAGAGTCCAAAGCCTGGGCCTTCCCACTTGAGCCAATCTCTTTTCTATTCAAGCACCCGCTTAAACCTGGAAGACACAGAGAATGTTACGCAGTTGTTACAGCAACAGATCCATCCTCCAACTATGATTCCTTCACAAGAAAGCATCCAACAGACGTTACCTCCAGCACCTCTATCCCAGTTACTCCCAGTCACCACGGCCTCCCAGTTCATGACCAGACCTTTTTCACATACGCAAACTGTTCTCCCTCTGCAGGTCGACCCAATACAGATGCGCATGGCGGAACAAATGGGTATACCATTCCACCAACTTTCTGCTTTTGTTCCTGTTCAATTTCCCTACAGTGGGAGTCAGTCCCTATACTTGCCTACCACACCGTTACATTCCCTGCATATTTTAACCTCTCCTTCCACAGAGGGAAGCGCCTCATGCCCTTACCCAGGCCCCTTCATTTCCACTTGTGTGGCACAGTTCACACCATCGGTGTCTCTTGTGGTCCCAGTCCGCCTCCATACCCACATTCCTACCAATACGCGAGCTATGTACACAACCTTGTCCCAGATCCTGACATCTGCGTGTCCACAGGatcccattttgaaaaataccaTGACAATCATGGAGAAAATGGAGCAGCGCAATTTACAAAGGTCTTATTTGAAGGTTCCCTCACCAGACATCAAGATTCCCCATCCTGAGGATCTGCTTTTTCCTTCTGTTGAGGAATGTGGTCCACTTGGAGCAGGAGGGAGTAAACGTATGCTCTCACCTGCAGCCAGTCTTGAGCTCAGTACTGAAGCCCAACGTCACCAGAAAAGGGTCAAAGAGGAAGCAGACGGCGAACAACACAAGTCTGAAGTTGAGGTAGAGGATTTAGATCCCAATGTACATAAGGAGGGAGACTGTAAAACAGATGGGGAACAACAGGAAAAGGTTGACAAGATAAAAGATTTGCTTGAGGTAACACACGTCAAACAGGAGGGGGATCGGAATCAAAGGCACAGAGAGCTGAACAAGGAGAAAAAAGAGGGGGAAGAGTCAATAGTGAGAAATCAAAAGGAGATGGAAACTCCAGAGAAGGGAACTGAGAGATCAAACACCCGCTCATACCCAAGCCTTCACACGTCAACCTCTGTCAACTGGTGCTACCTTAACTATGTCAAACCCAACCCAACTGCACAGGGGGACCCCCGCAACTCAGTTTATTCTACCTGGAGTGTCAGCGGACACAACCCAAACTTGCCAGGCCTCAGTACGAAGGTGGCCTTGTCTCTGCTGTGCTCCAAACAGAAGTGTAGCTCAGAGACATACACCATTTCCACGGCTCAAATGCTGGCCAAAATTGAAAATACCCCTGCAAGTAGCAGAACCCCACGCATAtcggag GTACATCCCATCAGAGCCTGTTCCACTGATGTAAAAGATCACCAGCATAAAAAAGAAGAGAATAATGAGAAGAACGAAGAGGAGGGACCTTCCACCTCAAAACAGTGCGAAGCATCACATGTTCGCATCTTTGAAG GGAACCTTACCAAACACATGAAGTCAAAAGCTCACGGGAAAAAGTGCCAGGCAATGGGAGTGTCTGAACCCTCTGCAGATGAGCCAGAGAGCGAAGAAACAG GTAGTGATGAACATGCGTGCTGCTCCGAGGAACAAGAAGAGCACCGATTTTCCAACGTGGAAGAttcggacgacgacgacgatgatgacgacaatgatgatgatgatgaggaggagtcTCACGACGATCCTCCTTCCTCCTGTTCGTCAGACACCCTCGTAACACCAGCGGGTCGTTCCAAATGCAGCGGGCGTTCTCAACAGTGTACTCCAGAACCCGAGCCCGCGGGCCTCAGTCCCGCTCTGGAGGTCTCCCAAAGAGGGGCTTGGCACAGTAGACGGGCCACCTCGCCGGGAAGCAGGAGAGCTCTGTTCTCCCGACGGAGCTGGAAGGCATCACCGAGAGCCTTCTCCCCCAGCAGTGAGAGTTGTTCCCCTAGCCACAGCCTCTCCCCCCGCCTGCAGCTATCCCCACCCGTGCACGGACTGTCCCCAAGAACAGAGTTCCCCTCGCTCCCCTCACGACAAGTGTCACCCTCCCCTGAAAGAGGAGCGTCTCCCATCAGACCCGCCTCACCCCGTCACCCCATGTTGCCAGGCTGCTACGGGTTACCACATGCTAGTACTCCACTCACGTGGGTTGGAGTTCAGCAGAGGACCCTTGGATGTCTTCCTTGGGAACACCATGGCACAAAGGGTAGTCAAATTAAACTG GACAAAAGTGGGACCGCACGGGATGGTCGCTCATTGTCAGAAACCGAGTTCCCACCTGTTCTTCGCCTTTCCACGTGTGAGAGTTATCCCGCCCACAGAGCTGTAGATAACATCTTCAGCCATCTTCCCATGCACTCCCAACAAGCCAGCGTCCCCTATCTAATGATTCCCATTGGAGGGATTCAAATGGTACGGGCCAGGCCAAGGTCCAATTCTTCCACCCCTTTGCCCCTGATGTCTCCTCCAACAGAGGGGCCTTCACCGGCCGGGTTTGACTCATTCTGGGGCGGGACCCCAGGACCTCACGGCAGTAGGACTCTTGGAAGCGAGTGGTTGACGGACTCCCAGGCAGCTGGAAGCAGCCAATCGGGACTGCGCAGTGTCGGGGCACAAGTCATGTGTTCCAAACTGGAGTTGGAGACCACGGACTCAAAGCAATATGGCAGCTCGCGAAGCTCCGCCCACACTTGCAGGCGCGCCACGGGGTTGAGCGAGCGTCGCGTTGAAGATGTTCGCTCGGAGAATACCTTCGGTCTCGCGCCTTCTGCGTCCTTGGACCTGATTGGACAGCCTCCAGAGCAGAAGGGCACAGCGATGGCGGATGCAGCTAGAGAAGACCAGATCACCTAA